In Thermococcus stetteri, the following proteins share a genomic window:
- the speE gene encoding polyamine aminopropyltransferase, protein MGYNEQERAFIEWYPRGYGVGFKVNRRLFETQTDYQRLEIYETEGFGKLLVLDGTVQLVEVGEESYHEVLVHPVMLAHPNPRRVLVIGGGDGGTLREVLRHDTVEKAIMVEIDEGVVEASYLYLDVAKDLLDRLIKKEEPRAELIIGDGVKYLRETDERFDVIIVDSTDPVGPAKLLFSEEFYRDAYEKLNERGLYITQAGSVYLFTNELLDAYRAMKKVFDRVYYFSFPVIGYASPWSFLVGVKGDVDFTEIDLERAKKLDLYYYDPERHETLFQMPRYVRKLLEGQ, encoded by the coding sequence ATGGGATACAACGAGCAGGAGAGGGCTTTCATCGAATGGTACCCTCGTGGCTATGGAGTCGGCTTCAAAGTTAATAGGAGGCTGTTTGAGACCCAAACGGATTACCAGAGGCTTGAGATATACGAGACTGAGGGCTTTGGAAAGCTCCTCGTTCTCGACGGGACCGTTCAGCTCGTCGAAGTCGGTGAGGAGAGCTACCACGAGGTTCTCGTTCACCCAGTGATGCTCGCGCACCCGAACCCCAGGAGGGTCCTCGTCATCGGCGGTGGAGACGGCGGGACGCTCCGTGAGGTCTTGAGACACGATACCGTTGAGAAGGCGATAATGGTGGAGATAGACGAGGGTGTTGTGGAGGCCTCTTACCTCTACCTGGACGTCGCTAAAGACCTCTTAGACAGGCTTATAAAGAAGGAAGAGCCGAGGGCCGAGCTGATAATCGGCGACGGCGTCAAGTACCTCAGGGAAACGGACGAACGCTTTGACGTTATAATCGTGGATTCGACGGATCCGGTTGGCCCCGCGAAGCTTCTCTTCAGCGAAGAGTTTTACAGAGATGCCTACGAGAAGCTGAACGAGAGAGGACTCTACATTACCCAGGCCGGCAGTGTTTACCTATTCACGAACGAGCTCCTCGACGCGTATAGGGCTATGAAAAAAGTATTCGATAGGGTGTACTACTTCAGCTTCCCGGTAATAGGCTACGCCTCACCGTGGAGCTTCCTCGTTGGAGTCAAGGGCGACGTTGATTTCACTGAGATAGACCTTGAGAGGGCAAAGAAGCTCGACCTCTACTACTACGATCCCGAGAGACACGAGACCCTCTTCCAGATGCCGCGCTATGTCAGAAAGCTCCTAGAGGGTCAGTAG
- a CDS encoding pyruvoyl-dependent arginine decarboxylase, translating into MSWTTPKRAFIGAAAAEGGTKLNAFDNALLKLGIGNVNLVKLSSVIPAHIEWMEKVHDVPIGMLLPTVYAHIESDEPGMTISAALGVGISKNNEGGLIYEYSGYCTKEEAEEMVRKMVEEGFKQRGWELGEFRVASAEITVKDRPAAAIAVVVMFPY; encoded by the coding sequence ATGAGCTGGACAACTCCCAAGAGAGCTTTTATAGGTGCTGCAGCCGCTGAGGGCGGAACCAAGCTCAACGCCTTTGACAACGCCCTTCTTAAGCTGGGCATAGGAAACGTCAACCTGGTCAAGCTCAGCAGTGTCATCCCAGCACACATCGAGTGGATGGAGAAGGTACACGACGTCCCAATAGGAATGCTTTTGCCGACAGTTTACGCCCACATCGAAAGCGACGAGCCTGGAATGACTATCAGCGCTGCACTCGGCGTCGGGATAAGCAAGAACAACGAAGGCGGTCTGATCTACGAGTACTCCGGTTACTGTACCAAGGAAGAGGCCGAAGAGATGGTTAGGAAGATGGTTGAGGAGGGCTTCAAGCAGAGGGGCTGGGAGCTCGGTGAGTTCAGGGTTGCCAGCGCAGAGATAACGGTCAAGGACAGGCCCGCCGCAGCAATAGCGGTCGTCGTAATGTTCCCCTACTGA
- the gcvH gene encoding glycine cleavage system protein GcvH yields the protein MIEVGEYKVKEGLYYTKDHEWAQVLEDGTVLVGITDYAQKELGDLAYVELPEVGKEVSKGDVLCEVESVKAVSEVYAPVSGEVIEVNEALEDSPELLNEDPYENWIAKLKPSNLEEELKELMDAEAYAEYLKSL from the coding sequence ATGATCGAAGTCGGTGAATACAAGGTTAAGGAAGGACTCTACTACACGAAAGACCACGAGTGGGCTCAGGTCCTTGAGGACGGCACAGTCCTCGTGGGCATAACCGACTACGCCCAGAAGGAGCTCGGCGATCTCGCTTATGTAGAGCTCCCCGAAGTGGGCAAGGAGGTCAGCAAGGGCGACGTTCTCTGTGAGGTAGAGAGCGTTAAGGCCGTCAGCGAGGTCTACGCTCCTGTCAGCGGTGAAGTAATAGAGGTCAACGAGGCCCTCGAGGACAGCCCCGAGCTCCTCAACGAGGATCCCTATGAGAACTGGATCGCCAAGCTCAAGCCCAGCAACCTTGAAGAAGAACTCAAAGAGCTTATGGACGCTGAAGCCTACGCCGAATACCTGAAGAGCCTCTGA
- a CDS encoding glycosyltransferase family 4 protein gives MKIALVSDWYYPKIGGVATHVHQLAIYLRKRGHEVSIITNDLRTGKEEELKELGIGLVKVPGIVSPVLGINVTYSLKSNREIGEFLRDFEVVNAHHAFTPLSLKAVKAGRSLGKATLLTTHSISFSHESSLWKALGLTFPLFSHYLKHPHEIIAVSKAAKAFIEHFTASPVRVIPNGVDDERFRPIGEREKERVKEELGISGDLILYVSRMSVRKGPHVLLNAFQNIARERGDATLVMVDSGEMLPFLKAQAKFLGIEDRVRFMGYVPDGLLPKLYASADVFVLPSTTAEAFGIVVLEAMASGAPVVTTTVGGIPEVIRESGSGVLVPPGDEASLAEAVLEILFDKELARKLGEAGRKAVERRYSWKVVAGEIESVYEEVLSRL, from the coding sequence ATGAAAATCGCCCTCGTAAGCGACTGGTACTATCCTAAGATAGGCGGCGTCGCCACACACGTGCACCAGCTTGCGATCTATCTTAGAAAGCGCGGCCACGAGGTTTCAATAATAACCAACGACCTGAGGACTGGAAAGGAAGAGGAGCTTAAAGAACTTGGAATCGGGCTCGTCAAGGTTCCCGGCATTGTCAGCCCCGTGCTCGGGATAAACGTGACTTACAGCCTTAAATCGAACAGGGAAATCGGCGAGTTTCTCAGGGATTTTGAGGTTGTCAATGCCCACCACGCCTTCACGCCCCTTTCCCTGAAGGCGGTCAAAGCCGGGAGAAGCCTTGGAAAGGCCACCCTGCTCACCACCCACAGCATATCCTTTTCCCACGAGTCTTCCCTCTGGAAGGCCCTTGGATTAACTTTCCCGCTCTTCAGCCACTACCTTAAACACCCTCATGAAATAATAGCCGTCAGCAAGGCCGCGAAAGCTTTCATAGAGCACTTTACTGCTTCTCCCGTTAGGGTAATTCCAAACGGCGTTGATGACGAGCGCTTCAGACCGATTGGTGAGAGGGAAAAGGAAAGGGTAAAAGAGGAGCTTGGAATCAGCGGCGACCTTATCCTTTACGTCAGCAGAATGTCCGTCAGGAAAGGACCGCACGTGCTCCTCAACGCCTTCCAGAACATAGCGAGAGAAAGGGGCGATGCAACCCTTGTGATGGTCGATTCGGGTGAGATGCTCCCGTTCCTGAAGGCGCAGGCGAAGTTCCTGGGCATCGAAGACCGCGTGAGGTTCATGGGCTACGTTCCCGATGGACTTCTCCCCAAGCTCTACGCTTCTGCAGATGTCTTTGTCCTGCCCTCAACAACGGCAGAGGCATTTGGCATAGTGGTGCTCGAGGCGATGGCCTCTGGAGCTCCGGTTGTAACGACAACCGTTGGTGGAATCCCTGAAGTCATCAGGGAAAGCGGAAGCGGCGTACTAGTCCCGCCCGGCGATGAAGCTTCTCTTGCCGAGGCGGTCTTGGAGATACTCTTCGATAAAGAGCTCGCCAGAAAACTTGGAGAGGCCGGGAGAAAGGCCGTTGAAAGGCGCTACTCGTGGAAGGTGGTTGCAGGCGAGATCGAAAGCGTGTACGAAGAGGTTTTAAGCAGGTTGTAA
- a CDS encoding lysylphosphatidylglycerol synthase domain-containing protein, translating to MAIGITTEAVVLLSMALIFVGFTKLGLILLVLIAISLIWEEGLYKTLDSLLAFWENSGLKGVAALLRGYLKRGYSGWKKAKENTKAFALSFLLSLAVILLQVFGIVVVGKAFGLEVPLSRALYGFLMSVLFASLAGIPGGFGANEMGIVLGIGASTKAALTAFTYKFLFQYVYSIVGTVAFYRSIGGGAGK from the coding sequence CTGGCCATCGGCATTACAACGGAGGCCGTGGTTCTTCTCTCAATGGCGCTTATATTCGTGGGCTTCACAAAGCTGGGGCTTATCCTCCTCGTGCTTATTGCCATCTCTCTGATCTGGGAGGAGGGCCTCTATAAAACCCTGGACTCTCTCTTGGCCTTCTGGGAAAATTCCGGCCTAAAGGGGGTCGCGGCACTGCTCAGGGGCTATCTTAAACGAGGATATTCTGGGTGGAAGAAGGCGAAGGAGAACACAAAAGCCTTTGCACTGTCGTTCCTTCTATCGCTCGCCGTGATCCTGCTTCAGGTCTTTGGTATAGTAGTAGTTGGGAAGGCTTTTGGGTTGGAAGTGCCCCTCAGCAGAGCACTCTACGGTTTCCTGATGAGCGTCCTCTTCGCTTCTCTCGCGGGTATCCCAGGTGGCTTCGGGGCGAATGAGATGGGGATAGTCCTTGGGATTGGGGCATCAACAAAAGCCGCTCTGACAGCCTTCACTTACAAGTTCCTCTTCCAGTACGTCTACTCGATAGTCGGTACGGTGGCTTTTTATCGGAGCATTGGTGGAGGTGCCGGAAAATGA
- the gltA gene encoding NADPH-dependent glutamate synthase — MPRRKLIKERVPTPERPAEERVKDFKEVNLGYTFELAVKEAERCLQCPYEYAPCIKGCPVHINIPGFISKLVQYRDEPDKAVKEALNVIWACNSLPATTGRVCPQEDQCEMNCVMGKVGDKINIGKLERFVADYAREKGIDEELLFEMIPRIEKKGQKVAIIGAGPAGLTAAGELARLGYDVTIYEALHEPGGVLMYGIPEFRLPKEIVHKEIEKLRKLGVKILADHVVGRTVTIEELLEEYDAVFIGSGAGTPRLINAPGVNLNGIYTANEFLTRVNLMKAYLFPEYDTPVYVGKKVIVIGAGNTAMDAARSARRFGAEVTIAYRRGEEDVSAREEEVEHAKEEGIKFVYFVNPVEFIGDENGKVRAVKFEKMKPLEERDARGKRKIVGTGEYVTLEADTVIIAIGKHPNRLIINTPGLKVERGKIVVDENMMTSIPGVFAGGDAIRGEATVILAMGDGRKAVKAIHEYLTKKRQEKANA, encoded by the coding sequence ATGCCGAGGAGAAAGCTGATAAAGGAACGCGTCCCAACGCCGGAGAGGCCGGCGGAGGAGAGGGTTAAGGACTTCAAGGAGGTAAACCTTGGCTATACCTTCGAGCTTGCCGTTAAGGAAGCCGAGAGGTGCCTCCAGTGCCCCTACGAGTACGCCCCGTGTATCAAGGGCTGTCCGGTTCACATCAACATACCCGGGTTCATAAGCAAGCTCGTCCAGTACCGCGACGAGCCGGATAAGGCCGTAAAAGAGGCCCTCAACGTCATATGGGCCTGCAACTCACTCCCCGCCACCACGGGAAGGGTCTGCCCGCAGGAGGACCAGTGTGAGATGAACTGCGTCATGGGTAAAGTGGGAGACAAGATAAACATCGGCAAGCTGGAGCGCTTTGTCGCTGACTATGCGCGCGAGAAGGGCATCGATGAGGAGCTACTCTTCGAGATGATCCCGAGGATAGAGAAGAAGGGCCAGAAGGTCGCCATTATAGGAGCAGGACCCGCTGGACTCACCGCCGCTGGGGAACTTGCGAGGCTCGGCTACGACGTTACCATCTACGAGGCCCTCCACGAGCCCGGGGGAGTTCTGATGTACGGCATTCCCGAGTTCAGGCTCCCAAAGGAGATAGTCCACAAGGAGATAGAGAAGCTCAGGAAGCTCGGCGTTAAGATACTCGCCGACCACGTCGTTGGAAGAACCGTCACCATCGAGGAGCTCCTTGAAGAGTACGATGCAGTATTCATCGGTTCCGGAGCGGGAACGCCGAGGCTCATCAACGCTCCGGGGGTGAACCTCAACGGCATCTACACCGCCAACGAGTTCCTCACGAGGGTCAACCTCATGAAGGCCTACCTCTTCCCCGAGTACGATACTCCCGTGTACGTTGGCAAGAAGGTCATAGTCATCGGCGCAGGAAACACGGCAATGGACGCTGCCCGTTCGGCGAGACGCTTTGGTGCGGAGGTCACGATAGCCTACCGCCGCGGTGAGGAGGACGTCTCAGCCAGGGAGGAGGAGGTCGAGCACGCCAAGGAGGAGGGTATCAAGTTCGTCTACTTCGTCAACCCGGTTGAGTTCATAGGCGACGAGAACGGGAAGGTCAGGGCCGTAAAGTTCGAGAAGATGAAGCCGCTTGAGGAGCGCGACGCCAGAGGAAAGAGGAAGATAGTGGGTACCGGCGAGTACGTGACGCTTGAGGCGGACACGGTCATCATAGCCATCGGAAAGCACCCGAACAGGCTCATTATCAACACACCGGGCCTTAAAGTCGAGCGCGGAAAGATCGTCGTCGACGAGAACATGATGACGAGCATTCCGGGAGTCTTCGCCGGTGGAGATGCCATAAGGGGAGAAGCAACCGTCATCTTGGCGATGGGAGACGGAAGAAAGGCCGTGAAGGCAATCCACGAGTACCTCACGAAGAAGAGGCAGGAGAAGGCGAACGCCTGA
- a CDS encoding sulfide/dihydroorotate dehydrogenase-like FAD/NAD-binding protein has protein sequence MPYKILDKKELAMNEVWYKIHAPHVARKVRPGQFVVVRAFPNGERIPLTPVTWDREEGWITLITFVRGKTTMRMANELKPGDELLNVAGPLGNPAPMKKFGKILAIGLITGMVEVFPIARAWQEIGNEVTTLHVTPNPMVILREEFENAVSRHIVEGFDLQPGWGMNEIAQELVKRAVAKVKELLESEHWDLVFIVGPAGGQKAVFNVVKEYGIPMEADLHPIMVDATGMCGVCRVTVGGEVKFACIDGPGFDAYKVDWDELIHRTGFYAPLERLALEHYLKTLQAQGGEQ, from the coding sequence ATGCCTTACAAAATACTCGACAAGAAGGAGCTCGCCATGAACGAGGTCTGGTATAAGATCCACGCCCCCCACGTTGCCAGGAAAGTTCGGCCGGGACAGTTCGTCGTCGTTAGGGCCTTTCCAAACGGCGAGAGGATTCCGCTCACTCCAGTCACCTGGGACAGGGAAGAGGGCTGGATAACCCTCATAACGTTCGTCCGCGGAAAAACGACGATGAGGATGGCCAACGAGCTCAAGCCGGGCGATGAGCTCCTCAACGTCGCCGGTCCGCTCGGAAACCCCGCCCCCATGAAGAAGTTCGGCAAGATCCTCGCAATAGGCCTCATCACAGGCATGGTTGAGGTCTTTCCCATAGCCAGGGCCTGGCAGGAGATTGGAAACGAGGTCACGACCCTTCACGTCACCCCGAACCCGATGGTCATCCTTAGGGAGGAGTTCGAGAATGCAGTTTCACGGCACATCGTTGAGGGCTTTGACCTCCAGCCGGGGTGGGGGATGAACGAGATAGCCCAGGAGCTCGTCAAGAGGGCCGTTGCAAAGGTCAAGGAGCTGCTTGAGAGCGAGCACTGGGACCTCGTGTTCATAGTCGGTCCAGCCGGCGGCCAGAAGGCCGTATTCAACGTCGTCAAGGAGTACGGCATCCCGATGGAGGCTGACCTTCACCCGATCATGGTTGACGCAACCGGAATGTGCGGTGTCTGCCGTGTTACAGTTGGTGGAGAGGTGAAGTTCGCCTGCATCGACGGGCCCGGGTTCGACGCTTACAAGGTCGACTGGGACGAGCTGATACACAGGACGGGCTTCTACGCCCCGCTTGAGAGGCTCGCCCTCGAGCACTACCTCAAAACCCTCCAGGCCCAGGGAGGTGAGCAGTGA
- a CDS encoding tRNA (adenine-N1)-methyltransferase: MISEGDRVLLVDPRGKRYLVTVEERKFHTDLGILDLGELIGTPYGAKIQSHRGETFTALKPDINDIIAKMKRGPQIVHPKDAGIIIAYAGISPGDTVIEAGAGSGALTLFLANAVGPMGRVISYEVRKDFYEIARRNVELAGFSDRVVLKNKSIYDGIDEEEADHIVLDLPQPENVLPHAVDVLKPGGYFVAYTPCMNQVHRFFRALEEFKGEFMKPRVVEVLVREQEVKRECMRPKTTMLSHTGYITFLRKL, translated from the coding sequence ATGATATCAGAAGGTGATAGGGTTCTCCTCGTCGATCCTAGGGGTAAGAGGTACCTTGTAACTGTCGAAGAGAGGAAGTTCCACACTGACCTGGGCATACTAGACCTTGGAGAGCTTATAGGAACGCCCTACGGTGCGAAAATCCAGAGCCACAGGGGTGAGACGTTTACTGCCCTCAAGCCTGATATCAACGACATCATAGCCAAGATGAAGAGGGGCCCCCAGATAGTCCACCCGAAGGACGCGGGAATAATCATTGCCTACGCTGGGATATCCCCTGGCGACACGGTCATCGAGGCAGGAGCGGGAAGCGGGGCACTCACCCTCTTTTTAGCGAACGCAGTTGGGCCGATGGGAAGAGTCATAAGCTACGAGGTTAGAAAGGACTTCTACGAGATAGCGAGGAGGAACGTGGAGCTTGCGGGCTTCTCCGACAGGGTAGTCCTGAAAAACAAGAGCATATACGACGGTATAGATGAGGAAGAGGCCGACCACATAGTCCTCGACCTTCCCCAGCCTGAGAACGTCCTGCCACATGCAGTTGACGTTCTGAAGCCTGGAGGATATTTCGTTGCCTATACTCCATGCATGAACCAGGTGCACCGCTTCTTCAGGGCACTTGAGGAGTTCAAGGGGGAGTTCATGAAGCCGAGGGTCGTGGAGGTTCTCGTTAGAGAACAGGAAGTAAAGAGGGAGTGCATGAGGCCAAAAACTACCATGCTGTCCCACACTGGCTACATAACATTCCTCAGGAAGCTGTGA
- a CDS encoding DUF257 family protein: MGVSNERIPTDFLTAVMPGDIVLIKYTSTEPVERVAWGEVIPSLHDHGIVSIDFWGIGEILVRKFAKTSGIEYTKILDVMREIKVIKVGPGAISYGEVLEDIVPTYEPQNFLRNYYSILSRVSRLPKKPRYVVMFGLSHYIYFNPEKALKSILTAVSTIPIEDIAIINFVNTSILKEEHIGILEELSTKIAEISGGRLVIGGGKT; the protein is encoded by the coding sequence ATGGGAGTGTCTAATGAAAGAATCCCCACTGACTTTCTCACAGCGGTCATGCCGGGTGACATAGTTTTAATCAAGTACACATCCACCGAACCCGTGGAGAGAGTAGCCTGGGGCGAGGTGATACCCTCCCTTCACGATCATGGAATCGTCTCAATTGACTTTTGGGGCATTGGGGAAATCCTCGTGAGAAAGTTTGCAAAGACCAGCGGGATAGAGTATACGAAAATCCTCGACGTCATGAGGGAGATAAAGGTCATTAAAGTTGGTCCAGGGGCTATCTCCTATGGAGAGGTTCTTGAGGACATTGTCCCCACCTACGAGCCTCAGAACTTCCTGAGAAACTACTACTCAATCTTAAGCAGGGTTTCCCGCCTTCCCAAAAAGCCTAGATACGTGGTAATGTTCGGCCTTTCCCATTACATTTATTTCAACCCTGAGAAAGCCCTGAAGTCAATATTAACGGCGGTCAGTACGATACCGATCGAAGACATCGCCATTATTAACTTCGTTAACACCAGCATACTCAAAGAGGAACATATTGGAATCCTGGAGGAGCTGAGTACAAAAATCGCCGAAATCTCTGGCGGGAGGCTTGTAATCGGGGGAGGAAAGACATGA
- a CDS encoding signal recognition particle protein Srp19, which produces MKFVVWPSEIDSRLPRKYGRLVKKAVAVDAPTIDEIRDAAEILGMKVVEFEPEKLNPRLSGIDEELRTKGMLRIESPYPKGKSLRMICEKIRELRAKKRKAHGKRKKR; this is translated from the coding sequence ATGAAATTCGTCGTGTGGCCGAGCGAGATAGATTCAAGGCTGCCCAGGAAGTACGGCAGACTGGTTAAAAAAGCGGTTGCCGTTGATGCCCCCACCATCGATGAAATACGCGACGCCGCGGAGATCCTTGGTATGAAGGTTGTTGAATTCGAACCTGAAAAGCTAAATCCACGTCTCTCGGGCATTGATGAGGAACTCAGAACCAAAGGGATGCTGAGAATTGAGAGTCCATACCCCAAGGGGAAAAGCCTTAGGATGATCTGCGAGAAAATCAGAGAACTCAGGGCAAAGAAGCGTAAAGCCCACGGTAAGAGGAAGAAGAGGTAA
- a CDS encoding Lrp/AsnC family transcriptional regulator, translating to MVRAYVLLTVEIGKVESVIEALRKMPGVTKADAVTGPYDAIVHIEAKDLGELTRKILHDIHNIDGVIDTTTAIVVETEEG from the coding sequence ATGGTCAGGGCCTACGTGTTGCTTACTGTTGAAATTGGGAAGGTCGAGAGCGTTATAGAGGCTCTCAGAAAGATGCCGGGCGTTACGAAGGCAGATGCCGTCACCGGCCCCTACGACGCGATAGTCCACATTGAGGCCAAGGACCTTGGCGAGCTGACCAGAAAGATCCTCCACGACATACACAACATTGACGGCGTTATCGACACGACCACAGCAATAGTAGTGGAGACAGAGGAGGGGTGA
- a CDS encoding ABC transporter substrate-binding protein, whose protein sequence is MGKVYVIATDKSVVVVGPKGESPTVKLPSGKKVIKVQYEVDAENTPSVKDLMDQGQGFGAINPAFFRDEHVDALVVAARRETDPTIRTELFKALYILGNYFVPEAILGQNKQLRVYWSWVKGRYYHPTLAERYDFLSEDPNAPTVDIGIKDYKNDPKTYVIATFGWPESFDPAWTYETFGWEIWHEIGDTLVTYWKEDTEEVSPDLAVAWAHNKDGTEWYFLIRGGVKAYNPWNDKTYPIDATDVAFTFLHVERLGHSVSWMVDSFMDVNHSAALTEDEFNQYLKEHPLIAEYNGKSTEIKSLDELKKFFGYSGETAGVFKLVLPQPYAPVLGILADPFLSVVPMEYLLGDKYEEALKASDNGHDPSAWWNYLQQGQDDPTHQLMHQKPVGTGPFYVKDYQENSYIVLEYNPHYWNATSNPGHTKVIYVLNKDAMARIQLFKTGTADTVAVPPDKLDTVKGLELNGFKSIVQTDILEPILTFIVFNTQKEPFNNPKVRQAIAYAIPYDQIAKLVYNNLLERNYGPIPKPWPGYIEEGIIKYNYNLAKAQQLLKEAGVDPSKYSIELIYNEGNTAREKIMTYLQNTLTQLGFKVTVNSYNWPTYLSKTEHGQYDIYVVGWVPDYLDSDNWVGPFLYGATEFKSVEVTTS, encoded by the coding sequence ATGGGAAAGGTCTACGTAATAGCCACCGATAAGAGCGTCGTTGTTGTTGGTCCGAAGGGCGAAAGCCCGACCGTAAAGCTCCCGAGCGGAAAGAAAGTTATCAAGGTTCAGTATGAGGTTGATGCGGAGAACACTCCATCAGTTAAGGACCTTATGGACCAGGGTCAGGGATTCGGTGCTATTAACCCAGCCTTCTTCCGCGATGAGCACGTTGATGCCCTCGTCGTCGCGGCAAGGAGGGAAACCGACCCCACGATAAGGACTGAGCTCTTCAAGGCCCTCTACATCCTTGGAAACTACTTTGTCCCAGAGGCCATCCTCGGTCAGAACAAGCAGCTCCGCGTCTACTGGAGCTGGGTGAAGGGACGCTACTACCACCCGACCCTCGCCGAGCGCTATGACTTTCTCAGCGAGGACCCGAACGCTCCTACCGTTGACATCGGAATCAAGGACTACAAGAACGACCCGAAGACCTACGTTATAGCCACCTTCGGCTGGCCGGAGAGCTTTGACCCTGCCTGGACGTATGAGACCTTTGGATGGGAAATCTGGCACGAGATAGGCGACACCCTCGTCACCTACTGGAAGGAGGACACTGAAGAAGTCAGCCCAGACCTTGCCGTTGCATGGGCACACAACAAGGACGGTACCGAGTGGTACTTCCTCATCAGGGGTGGTGTAAAGGCCTACAACCCGTGGAACGACAAGACCTACCCAATAGACGCTACCGATGTTGCCTTCACCTTCCTCCACGTTGAGAGGCTCGGCCACTCCGTCAGCTGGATGGTGGACAGCTTTATGGACGTCAACCACTCCGCTGCCCTCACCGAGGACGAGTTCAACCAGTACCTCAAGGAGCACCCACTCATCGCCGAGTACAACGGCAAGAGCACCGAGATAAAGAGCCTCGACGAGCTGAAGAAGTTCTTCGGCTACAGCGGTGAAACCGCTGGAGTCTTCAAGCTCGTCCTCCCACAGCCCTACGCTCCTGTCCTCGGAATCCTCGCCGACCCATTCCTGAGCGTCGTTCCGATGGAGTACCTACTCGGCGACAAGTACGAAGAGGCCCTGAAGGCCAGCGACAACGGCCACGACCCGAGCGCCTGGTGGAACTACCTCCAGCAGGGACAGGACGACCCGACCCACCAGCTCATGCACCAGAAGCCAGTCGGAACTGGCCCGTTCTACGTCAAGGACTACCAGGAGAACAGCTACATTGTCCTCGAATACAACCCGCACTACTGGAACGCCACGAGCAACCCAGGCCACACCAAGGTCATCTACGTCCTCAACAAGGATGCAATGGCAAGGATACAGCTCTTCAAGACCGGTACCGCTGACACCGTTGCCGTCCCACCTGACAAGCTCGACACCGTTAAGGGACTCGAGCTCAACGGCTTTAAGTCAATAGTCCAGACCGACATCCTCGAGCCGATACTGACCTTCATCGTCTTCAACACCCAGAAGGAGCCCTTCAACAACCCGAAGGTCAGGCAGGCGATAGCCTACGCCATTCCGTACGACCAGATAGCAAAGCTCGTCTACAACAACCTCCTCGAGAGGAACTACGGCCCGATACCCAAGCCGTGGCCGGGCTACATCGAGGAGGGCATCATCAAGTACAACTACAACCTGGCGAAGGCCCAGCAGCTGCTCAAGGAAGCCGGCGTTGACCCGAGCAAGTACAGCATCGAGCTGATCTACAACGAAGGAAACACCGCCCGTGAGAAGATAATGACCTACCTCCAGAACACCCTCACCCAGCTCGGCTTCAAGGTCACCGTGAACAGCTACAACTGGCCGACCTACCTCAGCAAGACCGAGCACGGCCAGTACGACATCTACGTCGTCGGTTGGGTTCCAGACTACCTCGACTCCGACAACTGGGTCGGTCCGTTCCTCTACGGTGCCACCGAATTCAAGAGTGTTGAGGTTACGACGAGCTGA